Proteins from one Deltaproteobacteria bacterium genomic window:
- a CDS encoding YjbQ family protein — translation MSMYQAQLVVTSKASSAMLITDQIVKACPDLSRIKVGFLHLFLRHTSASLTINENADPDVRRDLTMALDHVVPESLPYEHDAEGSDDMPAHVKASLMGVSLQIPVANGQLLLGTWQGIYLCEHRATSHRREIVCTLYGME, via the coding sequence ATGTCGATGTATCAGGCGCAGTTAGTGGTCACGAGTAAAGCCAGTTCAGCGATGCTGATCACCGATCAGATAGTGAAGGCATGCCCAGATCTCAGTCGGATCAAAGTTGGATTTCTGCATCTCTTTCTCCGCCATACCTCGGCCTCGCTAACGATCAACGAGAATGCTGATCCTGATGTGCGCCGCGATCTCACCATGGCCTTGGATCACGTAGTCCCAGAGTCTCTGCCATACGAGCATGATGCTGAGGGCAGCGACGATATGCCGGCTCATGTTAAGGCCTCGCTGATGGGCGTATCGCTCCAGATTCCAGTCGCAAACGGCCAACTGCTCCTAGGCACGTGGCAGGGGATCTACCTCTGCGAGCATCGTGCTACTAGCCATAGGCGTGAAATTGTCTGCACTCTCTACGGTATGGAATAG
- a CDS encoding S1 family peptidase codes for MIFAGWVADKTAFILHSGQMAQYNHIRNERDFTMAHPRIIGAMCLVSACGLGTKSGVLSEDSSGYEFEDVEIAMTEPVTESQLNALRGISVRQFYADLLKSTTDHTVQIGDQKFTGIRSALEAAEPYFNKLDQSYESWAAFAASKFDFKTAPSRQVTRDTFSNLGRNFANHTGSFAKLKKPPSIKTKINKAAEDPQLQLADGSTANKNLAALAAISLAMRHAGASGLALSANRESTNSMNETECKNVMDFSAVSRIDSPIPGTNRLNICSGTFYKGDKKFDYLVTAAHCTENPLSEHLIKHPNGTMVKGIVVRNAPKPGNDPKPVDAPTMESTDISIIAFPAGTARGYMRITEARANVGQKVTVAGFGSKTQNSTVPIDGSFGCGNNTVAENSEQQGVIKLFGERTAISPSAPRGEQSIAGKGDSGGPIIRINADGIPEVVGITSTGTQHGRLMPSSPGYSKHTDVTSKWSAPFIRGRSTLDISDFPVCTNGSDQGNGFGVQPGIGGIDNKTCRVPTPSGGPAKPDTQEVPSKPTQATVAGA; via the coding sequence ATGATTTTCGCTGGTTGGGTTGCAGATAAAACGGCATTTATCTTGCACAGCGGCCAAATGGCCCAGTACAACCACATACGAAACGAGAGAGACTTCACTATGGCTCACCCAAGAATCATTGGGGCAATGTGTCTGGTTTCCGCATGCGGCTTAGGAACAAAATCAGGGGTTCTTTCAGAGGACAGTAGCGGATACGAATTTGAAGACGTAGAAATTGCAATGACTGAACCCGTCACCGAGAGTCAATTAAATGCCTTGCGCGGAATCAGTGTAAGGCAGTTCTATGCAGATTTGCTGAAAAGCACCACCGATCATACCGTACAAATCGGCGATCAAAAATTCACTGGCATTCGTTCCGCGCTCGAGGCAGCTGAACCATATTTTAATAAACTAGACCAGTCATACGAAAGCTGGGCTGCTTTTGCAGCGTCCAAATTTGATTTCAAGACAGCGCCTTCGCGCCAGGTGACACGCGACACGTTCTCGAATCTTGGGCGTAATTTTGCCAATCACACAGGATCATTTGCCAAACTAAAAAAGCCACCGTCCATAAAAACAAAAATCAACAAAGCCGCTGAGGATCCTCAATTACAGCTCGCCGACGGGTCTACAGCCAATAAAAATCTTGCCGCATTGGCAGCTATATCGCTGGCGATGCGCCATGCCGGTGCTTCCGGCCTAGCGCTGTCAGCCAACAGGGAGTCGACCAACAGTATGAATGAGACAGAGTGCAAAAACGTCATGGACTTTTCGGCAGTTTCCCGGATTGACAGTCCAATCCCCGGCACTAATCGCCTCAATATTTGTTCTGGAACTTTTTATAAAGGCGATAAAAAATTTGATTATTTGGTCACTGCCGCTCACTGCACTGAGAACCCATTAAGCGAACATCTAATAAAGCACCCTAATGGCACCATGGTGAAAGGCATCGTCGTCAGAAATGCTCCTAAGCCTGGTAATGATCCCAAACCCGTTGACGCTCCCACGATGGAATCAACTGATATTTCGATCATTGCCTTTCCGGCTGGCACAGCACGCGGCTATATGAGGATTACTGAGGCAAGGGCTAATGTAGGTCAAAAGGTCACCGTGGCTGGATTTGGCTCAAAAACACAAAACTCCACCGTTCCGATCGATGGATCTTTCGGCTGCGGCAATAATACGGTTGCCGAAAATAGTGAGCAGCAAGGCGTCATTAAACTTTTTGGAGAACGAACTGCCATTAGCCCAAGCGCGCCCCGCGGTGAACAAAGCATTGCAGGCAAAGGTGACTCAGGTGGTCCCATTATTCGCATCAATGCAGATGGCATACCTGAGGTAGTAGGCATCACCTCAACTGGGACCCAACATGGAAGGCTGATGCCATCAAGCCCGGGTTATTCCAAACATACGGATGTCACCTCCAAATGGAGTGCTCCTTTTATACGTGGCCGATCTACCTTGGATATCTCAGATTTCCCTGTCTGCACCAACGGCTCCGACCAAGGTAACGGATTTGGTGTGCAGCCCGGGATCGGCGGTATCGATAATAAGACCTGCCGTGTGCCCACCCCGTCTGGCGGACCGGCTAAACCCGATACCCAGGAAGTGCCATCCAAGCCGACCCAAGCGACTGTCGCGGGTGCGTAG
- a CDS encoding DTW domain-containing protein, which translates to MPAVKPASQLNTWLFRDSPIGTLPPFNISTARCTSCRLLKHHCLCTVSPKLELTTRVEVIMHAGEWPRSSNTGRLATLTLANAGIRLQGSRDYPLETDDLLARQGSLLTLFPGCGAKPLTPAFIATLPRPFTLIVPDGNWGQTKSMMRRLSFMRQTIPVELPGPRLCLNRPRRNIFADRMSTFEAIAQAIGCLEDPAAEDYLLDFFAEFVRRFQQMRGKSSELNPA; encoded by the coding sequence ATACCGGCTGTTAAACCGGCGTCACAGTTAAACACCTGGCTTTTCAGGGACTCTCCCATCGGTACTCTGCCTCCATTCAACATTTCCACTGCTAGGTGCACCAGCTGCCGCCTACTAAAACACCACTGTTTATGTACGGTGTCACCGAAATTAGAACTCACAACACGCGTTGAAGTCATCATGCATGCGGGGGAGTGGCCACGCAGCAGTAACACCGGACGTCTCGCGACGCTGACTCTTGCGAATGCCGGGATACGCCTTCAGGGTAGTCGCGACTACCCGCTCGAGACAGATGATTTACTGGCACGCCAAGGGTCTCTGCTCACGCTGTTTCCAGGATGCGGTGCTAAGCCTCTCACGCCGGCATTTATTGCCACGCTGCCGCGGCCCTTCACACTGATTGTTCCTGACGGCAACTGGGGACAGACCAAGAGCATGATGCGCCGGTTGTCATTTATGCGTCAGACTATCCCAGTGGAGTTGCCAGGTCCACGCCTATGCCTTAATCGCCCGCGACGTAATATTTTTGCCGATCGGATGAGCACTTTCGAGGCAATCGCCCAAGCCATTGGTTGTCTCGAAGATCCCGCTGCTGAGGATTATCTGCTCGACTTTTTCGCAGAATTTGTACGCCGCTTCCAACAGATGCGCGGCAAGAGTAGCGAGCTAAATCCTGCTTAG
- a CDS encoding VWA domain-containing protein, with protein MTVASFKPWLLLSTIITGCSSAKFAGTMPERAAETPKLQVEMTSPAPTSGLPIMGTNNQPSCSDGLKLTGVQLAFIVDNSGSNSNTDCPPRSVQGILGADMFASCGGPTAREKAILDTYDMLAKAGVQAASDPLAQSRIAIASFPTRTDERAGWQTQLNWQPLTEAAKPGVTNTVRFTRSPVGYTPYAAALTAATNVFSSAAKDNREKVAVLISDGQATDANPSSVEAQAEALRAAGVKVYVVIYGGTLAEMADSHVKQMTRLQEQAKASGSNWYASNFTSFDDYLKALVGNKGEGGLAAKVAGAGRLIELKSADNLAVTIRNLVATQAIKCSAR; from the coding sequence ATGACCGTTGCCTCGTTCAAACCCTGGCTACTACTTTCCACAATCATCACCGGGTGCTCCTCGGCAAAATTCGCTGGCACCATGCCAGAGCGCGCCGCTGAGACACCTAAACTTCAGGTCGAGATGACCTCCCCCGCGCCCACATCGGGACTGCCCATAATGGGCACGAACAACCAACCAAGCTGCAGCGATGGGCTAAAGCTAACCGGTGTACAGCTGGCCTTCATCGTCGATAACTCAGGATCGAACAGCAATACCGACTGTCCGCCACGTAGTGTCCAGGGCATCTTAGGTGCCGACATGTTTGCGTCCTGTGGTGGACCCACAGCGCGCGAAAAAGCCATATTAGACACCTATGACATGCTCGCTAAAGCCGGAGTTCAAGCAGCCAGTGATCCACTCGCTCAGTCCCGCATCGCCATAGCATCGTTTCCGACGCGTACCGATGAACGCGCTGGCTGGCAGACCCAGCTCAACTGGCAACCCTTGACTGAGGCTGCAAAACCTGGCGTTACTAATACGGTTCGCTTTACTAGATCTCCCGTCGGCTACACACCATACGCCGCCGCTCTCACTGCTGCCACTAACGTGTTCAGCAGCGCAGCAAAAGATAATCGCGAAAAAGTTGCTGTGCTCATCTCTGACGGTCAGGCTACTGATGCCAATCCAAGCTCTGTCGAAGCCCAAGCAGAAGCGCTACGGGCTGCAGGCGTCAAAGTTTACGTGGTCATCTACGGCGGCACGTTAGCCGAGATGGCTGATAGCCATGTCAAGCAAATGACCCGACTGCAGGAGCAAGCCAAAGCATCCGGCAGCAACTGGTACGCGAGTAACTTTACAAGCTTTGACGACTACCTAAAAGCCCTCGTTGGCAACAAAGGCGAAGGAGGCCTAGCGGCTAAAGTCGCCGGTGCTGGTCGTCTAATCGAGCTCAAAAGTGCTGACAACCTGGCCGTGACCATCCGCAATCTGGTTGCCACCCAAGCTATCAAGTGTTCCGCAAGGTAA
- a CDS encoding aldehyde dehydrogenase, protein MTPMSKLDLPGTMAAQRDYFASGKTRSLDFRTEQLKKLRTAIKSMEGEICAALKKDLGKGPFEAYSSEVGIVYEEIDLISANLATWVQPQSVPTPLVYQPSFSTVYPQPLGVVLIIAPWNYPFQLLLAPLIGAIAAGNCSVLKPSELATETASVITRLIEKTYSPEFCAVIQGGVEETTHLLEQRFDHIFFTGSIPVGRVVMRAAAEHLTPVTLELGGKSPCIIDADTNIKITAKRVVWGKFFNCGQTCVAPDYLLVPKAIKNELLSEMKAAVRQFYGEAPQSSPDYGRIINQRHFDRLVALIEGNVVLGGDHNREQLYIAPTIIDGVKLSDKVMEDEIFGPVLPVMEYESLDEAFAIVNQRPNPLACYVFSNRKEIQDRVVNELSFGGGCINNTLVHVGTAHLPFGGKGPSGMGRYHGHHSFLTFSHQKAMVKTPFMLDLPLKYPPYKDRVKLVRMLMG, encoded by the coding sequence ATGACTCCAATGAGTAAACTTGATCTTCCTGGCACCATGGCAGCGCAGCGTGACTATTTTGCTAGCGGCAAGACGCGCAGCCTCGACTTCAGGACCGAGCAACTAAAAAAGCTGCGCACTGCCATTAAATCGATGGAGGGCGAAATTTGTGCTGCCCTTAAGAAAGACTTGGGCAAGGGGCCGTTTGAGGCTTACAGCAGCGAGGTTGGTATTGTCTACGAAGAGATCGATCTCATCAGCGCGAACCTTGCCACCTGGGTTCAGCCGCAGAGCGTGCCGACTCCTTTGGTATACCAACCTTCATTTAGTACCGTATATCCTCAACCATTGGGCGTTGTGCTCATCATTGCTCCTTGGAATTATCCCTTTCAACTGCTGCTCGCGCCGTTGATTGGTGCCATAGCAGCAGGAAATTGCAGCGTGCTGAAGCCGTCTGAGCTTGCCACCGAGACTGCTAGTGTGATTACGAGGCTGATCGAAAAGACGTATAGTCCAGAATTCTGTGCTGTGATCCAAGGCGGAGTTGAGGAAACAACGCATCTGCTCGAGCAGCGCTTCGATCATATTTTCTTTACCGGCAGTATTCCTGTTGGCAGGGTAGTGATGCGCGCAGCCGCTGAGCATTTGACTCCAGTGACCTTAGAACTAGGCGGTAAGAGCCCCTGCATCATCGACGCCGACACTAACATCAAGATTACGGCGAAGCGCGTTGTGTGGGGCAAGTTCTTTAACTGCGGCCAAACCTGCGTTGCACCCGATTATCTGCTGGTGCCTAAAGCGATTAAAAATGAACTCCTATCTGAGATGAAAGCGGCAGTTAGGCAGTTTTATGGCGAGGCGCCGCAGTCGTCTCCTGATTATGGGCGGATCATCAATCAGCGCCACTTCGATCGTCTCGTCGCTTTGATCGAGGGTAACGTAGTGCTTGGCGGTGACCACAACCGTGAGCAGCTCTACATCGCGCCGACCATCATCGACGGTGTGAAGTTGAGCGACAAAGTGATGGAGGATGAGATCTTTGGTCCAGTCCTACCTGTGATGGAATACGAGAGTTTGGATGAGGCGTTTGCGATTGTTAATCAGCGGCCTAATCCACTTGCATGTTATGTTTTTTCCAATCGTAAAGAAATTCAAGACCGCGTCGTCAATGAACTTAGTTTTGGTGGTGGCTGCATTAATAACACCTTGGTGCACGTGGGTACGGCTCATTTGCCGTTTGGTGGTAAAGGCCCAAGTGGGATGGGGCGTTACCATGGGCATCACAGCTTTCTGACTTTTTCTCATCAAAAAGCGATGGTGAAAACACCGTTCATGCTTGATCTCCCACTAAAATACCCACCGTATAAGGATAGGGTTAAGCTGGTGCGGATGCTGATGGGGTGA